The region CTGACTTTCATTCGAAATTAAATTTGTGCTCCCCGTCACCTTGTTATTAGAATGTTTCAAAACGCAGTGACCCAGGAGCACAGTATGACCGTAAAAGTTATCGTCACCGATATGGACGGAACTTTCCTTGATGATGCCAAGCAGTACGATCGTGACCGCTTCCAGGCACAGTTTGAGCAGCTTAACGCCCGCGACATTGAATTCGTTGTCGCCAGCGGCAACCAGTATTACCAGCTCATCTCCTTCTTTCCCGAACTGAAAGACCAGATCTCCTTCGTCGCGGAAAACGGCGCGCTGGTCTTCGATCACGGCGAACAGATTTTCCACGGCGAGCTGACGCGCCATGAATCGCAGATCGTCATTGGCGAACTGCTGAAAGACAAAGGGCTGAACTTCGTGGCCTGCGGGCTGGAGAGCGCATACGTTAGCGATAAGGCACCAGAAGCCTTCGTGGCGCTGATGTCGAAACACTACCATCGCTTAAAGCGCATCAGCGATTACCGCGAAATTGACGACGTGCTGTTCAAGTTCTCCCTGAACCTGCCGGACAGCGATATCCCGAACCTGGTCGATAAGCTGCACGTCTCGCTGGACGGCATTATGAAGCCGGTCACCAGCGGCTTCGGTTTTGTCGATTTGATTATTCCCGGCCTGCATAAAGCCAACGGCATTAGCCGCCTGCTGAAACGCTGGAAAATCTCCCCGCAGGAGTGCGTCGGCATTGGCGACAGCGGCAACGATGCCGAGATGCTGAAGCTGGTGAAATACTCCTTTGCGATGGGTAACGCGGCAGAGAGCATCAAAGAAATCAGCCGCTACAGCACCGACGATAACAATCATCAGGGCGCGCTGAATGTCATTCAGGCCGTGCTCGACGCGCACTCCCCGTTCGACGCCTGATCCCCTTCCTCGCCGGAGCCTCGCTCCGGCCCCCTCACTCTTTTCTCATCCTGTGGCACCCGTCAAGGTTTTAAACTTGCATTAACTTATTTTTAACTTAAAGTATCACTTGTAGACACTTTTACTTTCGAATGAAAGATGCGAGGCAGTTATGACCTTTACCAGCGAAACGTTGCCAGCGGACCACAAAGCGGCAATTCGGCAGATGAAACGCGAGCTACGGGCCCAGATCGGTGACGTCCAGGCGGTTTTCGACCGGCTCAGTGACAAAATCGCCACCCGCGTGGCGGAAATTAACGCATTGAAGAATAAAGGCGAAACCGTCTGGCCGGTGATCCCGTTTACGGATGTGAAAAACGGCACGATTACCGACACACAGCGCGAGGCCATTAAGCGCCGCGGCTGCGCGGTGATCAAAGGCCACTTCCCGCGTGAGCAGGCGCTGGCATGGGATCAGTCGATGCTCGACTACCTCGATCTGAACAAATTTGACGAGGTGTACAAAGGACCGGGCGATAACTTCTTCGGCACCCTAACGGCCTCTCGTCCGGAGATTTACCCGATCTACTGGTCACAGGCGCAAATGCAGGCGCGCCAGAGTGAAGAGATGGCACAGGTGCAGTCGTTCCTGAACCGTTTATGGACATTCGAGAGCAACGGTAAACAGTGGTTCGACCCGGACGTGAGCGTGATTTACCCGGACCGCATCCGCCGCCGTCCACCGGGAACCACCTCAAAAGGGCTGGGGGCGCATACCGATTCCGGCGCGCTCGAGCGCTGGCTGCTGCCCGCTTATCAGCAGGTCTTTGCCCGCGTGTTTGACGGCAACGTCGACAAATACGATCCGTGGAACGCCGCGCACCGTACCGAAGTGGAAGAGTACACCGTGGATAACACCACCAAATGCTCGGTGTTCCGCACCTTCCAGGGCTGGACGGCGCTGTCGGACATGATCCCCGGCCAGGGTCTGCTGCACGTGGTGCCGATCCCGGAAGCAATGGCTTACATTCTGCTGCGTCCGCTGCTGGATGACGTGCCGGAAGACGAGCTGTGCGGCGTGGCGCCGGGGCGCGTGCTGCCCATTTCGGAGAAGTGGCACCCGCTGCTGATTGAAGCGTTGACCAGCATTCCGGCGCTGGAAGCCGGTGATTCCGTGTGGTGGCACTGCGACGTGATCCACTCCGTCGCGCCGGTTGAAAATCAGCAGGGCTGGGGCAACGTGATGTATATTCCTGCCGCGCCGATGTGCGAGAAAAATCTCGCCTACGCGAAAAAGGTCAAGGAAGCGCTGGAAACCGGCGCGTCGCCGGGAGACTTCCCGCGCGAGGATTATGAAAAGAGCTGGCAGGACCGTTTTACCGTGAACGATCTCAACATCCACGGCAAACGCGCGCTGGGCATGGTCTAACTGTCGTACAGCCCTTCCCGCTCCACGGCGGTGCGTCGTTTCCCCTGACGTATCCGCCGTACCGACTCCCGTACGGTCAGCGTGCCGTTAAGCAGCAAGGTTCCCACCGGCGCATCCGGGCGCATCAGCCGCTGCTGGAGCATATGCACCGCTTCCGTTCCCAGTTCATCGCGGGGGACATGCACCGCCGTCAGCGGCACGTCCTGGATGGCGGCCAGATTAAAGCCGTCAATGCTCATCACCGACACGTCCTGCGGCACGCGCAGACCGTGGTTTTGCAGGGCGCTGATGGTGCCCGCCGCCATAAAGTCACCCCCTACCAGGAACGCCGTCGGCAGGTCTTTTCCCTGCTGCTGGTGAAGCCACTCGCTCACCAGTTGCTCCGTCTCTCTGGCGCTGAAGCTCGGCACCACCAGCAGGTCGCGCCTGTCGCTGAACCTGAGGTTATGGCCGTGCCACGCGTCACGGATCCCGGACAGGCGCAGCTCCATAGTGTAGCGACGCAGGCACAGCACGTTCATCACCTCACGGTGTCCCATCTCGAACAGGTACTCCGCCGCCCGCTCGCCAATGGCGCGGTGATCAGGCGCGACGGCGAGCAGGCGCATGTGGCGGTCCCGGCAGTTAATCAGCATGCAGGGTTTCCCCACGTCTACCGCCAGATCGTGGATATGCGGATCGTCGATACCGAGGAGGATTGCCGCCTGGGTGTCCGCTTCGTTCATGCGGGCCAGAAACAGCTGGGCATCGCTGTCGTTCTCCTCCAGGGCACAGTAGCGCAGACGCACCTCGTGCGAGGCCAGCCCTTTGCTCACGCTCTGGATGACGCGGTAGTAAAAGATGTCGGACCGCTCATCGAAGGCGCGCTGCGGGGCGAACACCACCAGGCTGTTAAGCAGCAAACGCCCCGCCGCCATACCGTCCATTACCCCCAACTCCCGCGCGCATGCCAGCACCTTTGCCCGTGCCTTTTCGCTGGTGTTTGCCTTCCCCGCCAGCACGCGGGAAACGGTGCTGATGGAGAGCTGAGTACGGGCGGCGATTTCGTTGATTTTAAGCCTTTTGTCCATTTTGTGATCTGGCTCCGGATGTGAAATGAAAAAATTTTCACAGCATGTTTATCAGGTAATAACTTGTCTGAGGGCCATAATGCCGAAAAACAGACCTCGGTTATGAGAAAGTTTGCACAAAATCCACTATTCCCTGCTCAATTTCTCTCTTAAGGTGAACCTGTCACACAACTTCCATACTAGTTGTATAGCAGCATGGCACTCTAAAACTGATAACTTTCAAATACCTGACGCTGTGTGACGCCTGAACCTTTGTCCCCTTACCGTCCGTCTTGTGGAGAAGAAAATGAGTCAGGACATCAATAACACCGTTGCGACAAGCAAAACCCGTCGCGTCATCAGGAACCTGCGCTGGTACGTACTGGTGCTGTTTCTTCTTGGCGTGACCGTCAACTACATCACCCGTAACTCGTTAGGTATTCTCGCCCCGGAACTGAAAGAGAGCCTTGGGATCACCACCGAGCAGTACTCCTGGATCGTCGGTGCGTTCCAGATCGCCTATACCATTTTCCAGCCCCTGTGCGGCTGGCTGATTGACGTCATCGGCCTGAAAATCGGCTTTATGGTCTGCGCCGGGATCTGGGCGCTGATGTGTATCTTCCACGCGGGTGCCGGAAGCTGGCTGCACCTCGCGATCCTGCGCTTCTGTATGGGGGCGTCAGAGGCCGCCGCCACGCCCGCGAACGCCAAAACTATCGGTGAATGGTTCCCGAAATCAGAACGCCCCGTTGCCGCAGGCTGGGCGGGGGTGGGCTTCTCCATCGGTGCGATGCTGGCCCCGCCTATCATCTACTTCGCGCACGCGTCGTTCGGCTGGCAGGGTGCGTTTATGTTTACCGGCGTGCTGGCGCTGCTGTGGGTGATCCTGTGGTGGGCGTTTTATCACAACCCGGAACAGCATCCGAACCTGAGCCGCGATGAGCTGGCGTTTATCAAGCAGGATAACGAACCTGCACCGGTCAAACTGCCTTTTCTGACCGCGCTGAAAACCGTCTCGAAGAACAAACGTTTCTACGGTATCGCCATTCCGGCCTTTATGGCGGAACCGGCCTGGGCCGTGCTGAGCTTCTGGGTGCCGCTGTACCTCGCCAAAGAGCACGGCATGGATCTGAAACAGATTGCGATGTTTGCCTGGCTGCCGTTCCTGGCCGCCGATCTCGGCAGCGTGGCGAGCGGCTACCTGACGCGGCTGTACACCCGCTGGTTCGGTTGCACCCGCGTTAACTCGGTCGTCGCAAGCTCCGTCACCGGCGCGTTCCTGATGATTTCTCTCGCCGTCGTCGCCGTGACCCGCGACCCGTATATCACCATCGTGCTGATCTCCATCGGCGGCTTCGGGCACCAGATTATCTCCTGCATGCTCAGCGCGCTGGTCGTGGAGTCGTTCGACAAAGGCCAGATGGCGACCGTCAACGGCATGCGCGGCTCGGCAGCGTGGATCGCCAGCTTCCTGTTCTCGCTGTTAATCGGGGTGACCGCCGACAAAATCGGCTTTAACCCGCTCTTTATCGCCATGGGCTTCTTTGACCTGCTTGGCGCTGTTTTCCTGGTGGCATTTATTGCTGAACGTCGCGCCAAGCGCGCCTGATAGTGGATGTATTGCATATGAAAACCCTGAAAAACTGGACCGTCGATACGCAGTCGGCAAACCATCTTGAACTGCTGGTGGATAATCAGCACCGCCTGTGCCTGTATGTGCTGGAAGAGAACCTGTTTCGCGTGCTGATAAAACGCAAAGGCGAGCTGGCGCTGGACCGTACCTGGAGCATTGCGCCGGAACAAGACGTGCCGTGGGAAGGCCGCCGTCGTGACGACTTGAGCGGTTTCTCCTGCCCGGCCTGGACGCTGACGCAACAGGGCGACACATTAACCGTAGCGACTGAACAGCTGCGCGTGACCGTCCACCAGCCGCTGTGGCTGGAGTGGCACTACCGCAATGAGGCGGGCGAGTGGCAGCCGCTGGTCAATGACCGCCCGACCAGCGCCTACCTGCTCAACGCCCACGGTGACGGGGTGGCGCACTATCTCAGCCGCCGCAAGGACGAGCGTTTTTACGGTCTGGGTGAGAAAGCGGGTGATTTACAGCGCAACGGCAAGCGCTATGAGATGCGTAACCTGGACGCGATGGGCTATAACGCGGCCAGCACCGATCCGCTGTACAAGCACATCCCGTTCACCCTCACCCGTCGCGACGACGTGAGCTACGGCCTGTTCTACGATAACCTGAGCAGCTGCTGGCTGGATCTGGGTAACGAGATCGACAACTATCACACCGCCTACCGCCGCTGGCAGGCGGAAGCGGGCGATATTGATTACTACATCTTTACCGGCAAGCGCGTGCTGGACGTGACCAAAGCCTTCGTGCGCCTGACGGGGAAAACGCTGTTCGGACCGAAATGGAGCCTGGGCTACAGCGGCTCGACCATGCACTACACCGACGCGCCGGACGCGCAAAACCAGCTGATGAACTTCATCCGCCTGTGCGATGAGCATGCCATTCCGTGCGACTCGTTCCAGCTCTCCTCCGGCTATACCTCCATCAACGGCAAGCGCTACGTCTTTAACTGGAACTACGACAAGGTGCCGCAGCCAAAGGTGATGAGCCAGGCCTTCCACGACGCGGGGCTGAAGCTTGCGGCAAACATCAAGCCGTGTCTGTTGCAGGATCATCCCCGCTACAGCGAAGTGGCGGAACGCGGCCTGTTCATTCGTGATTCAGAAACCGATGCACCGGAACGTTCCAGCTTCTGGGATGACGAAGGGTCGCACCTCGACTTCACCAACCCGCAGACGGTGCAGTGGTGGCAGAACGGCGTCACTACCCAGCTGCTGGAGATGGGCATTGATTCCACGTGGAACGACAACAACGAGTATGAAGTGTGGGACGGGGAAGCGCGCTGCTTTGGCTTCGGCCAGGAGATTGCCATCAAGCACATTCGCCCGGTGATGCCGCTGCTGATGATGCGCGCCTCGCTGGAAGCACAGCAGCGCTTTGCCCCGGAGAAACGTCCGTATCTCATCTCCCGCTCCGGCTGCGCCGGAATGCAGCGCTACGTTCAGACCTGGAGCGGCGATAACCGCACTAACTGGGACACCCTGCGCTATAACATCCGCATGGGGCTGGGCATGAGCCTTTCCGGGCTGTTCAACGTCGGTCACGACGTGGGCGGTTTCTCCGGTGACAAGCCGGACGCCGAGCTGTTCGTGCGCTGGGTGCAGAACGGCGTGATGCACCCGCGCTTTACCATCCACTCGTGGAATGACGATCGCACCGTGAACGAGCCGTGGATGTATCCCGGCGTCACGCCCGCCATTCGCAGCGCGATTGAGCTGCGCTACCGTCTGCTGCCGTATCTCTACACCCTGCTCTGGCAGGCGCACGCCGACGACGAGCCGATGCTGCGCCCGACCTTCCTCGACCACGAGCACGACGCGCAAACCTTTGAAGAGTGCGACGACTTCCTGCTGGGCCGCGACCTGCTGGTCGCCAGCGTCGTCGAAGCCGGGCAGCGCGAACGCCGCGTCTGGCTGCCGGATAACGATACCGGCTGGTACGATTTTTACACTCACGCGTGGTATGCGGGCGGCCAGTCGATCGTTCTCGACGCGCCGCTGGAAAAACTGCCGCTGCTGGTGCGTGCCGGGGCCGGTTTACCGCTCAGCGAACGCATCCGTCACGTGAGCGCCGATAAAGACGATACCCGCGAGCTTAAACTGTTCCCGGTGAAAGGCGTCGGCACCACCTCCGGGCTGCTGTTCGAAGACGACGGCGAAAGCTGGGGCTACCAGAACGGCAACGCGCTGTGGGTGGAATGGGAGATGGTGTGCGACGGCGCGACCATTAACCTGAAGGTCAACGCGCGCGGCGACTATCGTCCGGCGTGGAAGGCGCTGAAGGTATCGTTGCCTGTTGGGGAAAAACGTACGTTGCGGGTGAACGGAGTTGAAGGGGGCGAGTGGGTGCTGTAACAGATCCCCTCACCCTAGCCCTCTCCCCAAAGGGGAGAGGGAACTTGAACACCCTCTCCCCTTTGGGGAGAGGGCCGGGGTGAGGGGGTTGTTTTAACTCTCGATACCTTTACTGCGCAGGTAATCTTCGTAGTTACCGGTGAAGTCCACCACGCGCTCTGGCGTAATTTCGATCACGCGGGTCGCCAGTGAGCTAACGAACTCACGGTCGTGAGAGACGAAGATCAGGGTGCCCTGATACATCTCCAGCGCCATGTTCAGCGATTCAATCGATTCCATATCCAGGTGGTTGGTCGGTTCGTCCATCACCAGGATGTTTGGTTTTTCCATCATCAGCTTGCCGAACAGCATGCGGCCCTTCTCACCACCGGAGAGCACTTTAGCAGGCTTTTTGATGTCGTCCTGGCTGAACAGCAGACGTCCCAGAATGCTGCGTACCGCCTGCTCGTCGTCGCCTTCCTGCTTCCACTGGCTCATCCAGTCGAAGACGGTCAGGTCGTTTTCGAACTCATATTCATGGTCCTGCGCGTAGTAACCAATCTGCGCGTTTTCAGACCATTTCACGGTACCGTTGTCCGGTTGCAGTTCACCCACCAGGGTTTTCAGCATTGTGGATTTACCCACGCCGTTGGCGCCGAGGATGGCAATCTTCTCGCCCACTTCCAGCAGCAGGTTGAAGTTTTTGAACAGCGGACCGTCATCGAAGCCTTTGCTGAGGGCTTCCACTTCCAGCGCGTTACGGAACAGCTTTTTGTCCTGCTCGAAGCGAATGAACGGGTTCTGACGGCTGGAGGCTTTCACCTCTTCCAGCTTGATTTTGTCGATCTGACGAGCACGTGAGGTGGCCTGACGCGATTTTGAAGCGTTGGCGCTGAAGCGGCTCACGAAGGATTGCAGGTCTGCAATCTGCGCTTTCTTCTTGGCGTTGTCGGCAAGCAGACGTTCACGCGCCTGGGTGGCCGCCGTCATGTACTCATCGTAGTTGCCCGGGTAAACGCGCAGCTCGCCGTAATCCAGATCCGCCATGTGGGTACACACCATGTTCAGGAAGTGACGGTCGTGCGAGATGATGATCATGGTGCTGTCGCGGTCGTTCAGCGTCTGCTCCAGCCAGCGGATGGTGTCGATGTCCAGGTTGTTGGTGGGTTCGTCGAGCAGCAGGATGTCCGGGTTAGAGAACAGCGCCTGTGCCAGCAGCACACGCAGCTTCCAGCCTGGTGCGACTTCGCTCATCGGGCCGTAATGCTGTTCAACCGGAATGCCCACGCCCAGCAGCAGTTCGCCCGCACGCGCTTCCGCAGAGTAGCCGTCCATTTCGCCGTATTGCGTTTCCAGATCGGCCACTTTGTAACCGTCTTCTTCGCTCATTTCCGCGAGACCGTAGATACGATCGCGCTCCTGCTTCACTTCCCACAGTTCCGCGTGCCCCATGATCACGGTGTCGAGCACGGTGAACTCTTCGAAGGCGAACTGATCCTGACGCAGCTTACCGATGCGCTCGTTCGGATCGAGCGACACGTTGCCGAGCGTTGGCTCCAGATCGCCGCCGAGGATCTTCATGAAGGTGGATTTTCCGCTACCGTTGGCACCAATCAGGCCGTAACGGTTGCCGCCGCC is a window of Enterobacter hormaechei ATCC 49162 DNA encoding:
- a CDS encoding Cof-type HAD-IIB family hydrolase — translated: MTVKVIVTDMDGTFLDDAKQYDRDRFQAQFEQLNARDIEFVVASGNQYYQLISFFPELKDQISFVAENGALVFDHGEQIFHGELTRHESQIVIGELLKDKGLNFVACGLESAYVSDKAPEAFVALMSKHYHRLKRISDYREIDDVLFKFSLNLPDSDIPNLVDKLHVSLDGIMKPVTSGFGFVDLIIPGLHKANGISRLLKRWKISPQECVGIGDSGNDAEMLKLVKYSFAMGNAAESIKEISRYSTDDNNHQGALNVIQAVLDAHSPFDA
- a CDS encoding DUF1479 domain-containing protein, whose product is MTFTSETLPADHKAAIRQMKRELRAQIGDVQAVFDRLSDKIATRVAEINALKNKGETVWPVIPFTDVKNGTITDTQREAIKRRGCAVIKGHFPREQALAWDQSMLDYLDLNKFDEVYKGPGDNFFGTLTASRPEIYPIYWSQAQMQARQSEEMAQVQSFLNRLWTFESNGKQWFDPDVSVIYPDRIRRRPPGTTSKGLGAHTDSGALERWLLPAYQQVFARVFDGNVDKYDPWNAAHRTEVEEYTVDNTTKCSVFRTFQGWTALSDMIPGQGLLHVVPIPEAMAYILLRPLLDDVPEDELCGVAPGRVLPISEKWHPLLIEALTSIPALEAGDSVWWHCDVIHSVAPVENQQGWGNVMYIPAAPMCEKNLAYAKKVKEALETGASPGDFPREDYEKSWQDRFTVNDLNIHGKRALGMV
- a CDS encoding LacI family DNA-binding transcriptional regulator produces the protein MDKRLKINEIAARTQLSISTVSRVLAGKANTSEKARAKVLACARELGVMDGMAAGRLLLNSLVVFAPQRAFDERSDIFYYRVIQSVSKGLASHEVRLRYCALEENDSDAQLFLARMNEADTQAAILLGIDDPHIHDLAVDVGKPCMLINCRDRHMRLLAVAPDHRAIGERAAEYLFEMGHREVMNVLCLRRYTMELRLSGIRDAWHGHNLRFSDRRDLLVVPSFSARETEQLVSEWLHQQQGKDLPTAFLVGGDFMAAGTISALQNHGLRVPQDVSVMSIDGFNLAAIQDVPLTAVHVPRDELGTEAVHMLQQRLMRPDAPVGTLLLNGTLTVRESVRRIRQGKRRTAVEREGLYDS
- a CDS encoding MFS transporter translates to MSQDINNTVATSKTRRVIRNLRWYVLVLFLLGVTVNYITRNSLGILAPELKESLGITTEQYSWIVGAFQIAYTIFQPLCGWLIDVIGLKIGFMVCAGIWALMCIFHAGAGSWLHLAILRFCMGASEAAATPANAKTIGEWFPKSERPVAAGWAGVGFSIGAMLAPPIIYFAHASFGWQGAFMFTGVLALLWVILWWAFYHNPEQHPNLSRDELAFIKQDNEPAPVKLPFLTALKTVSKNKRFYGIAIPAFMAEPAWAVLSFWVPLYLAKEHGMDLKQIAMFAWLPFLAADLGSVASGYLTRLYTRWFGCTRVNSVVASSVTGAFLMISLAVVAVTRDPYITIVLISIGGFGHQIISCMLSALVVESFDKGQMATVNGMRGSAAWIASFLFSLLIGVTADKIGFNPLFIAMGFFDLLGAVFLVAFIAERRAKRA
- a CDS encoding TIM-barrel domain-containing protein, translating into MKTLKNWTVDTQSANHLELLVDNQHRLCLYVLEENLFRVLIKRKGELALDRTWSIAPEQDVPWEGRRRDDLSGFSCPAWTLTQQGDTLTVATEQLRVTVHQPLWLEWHYRNEAGEWQPLVNDRPTSAYLLNAHGDGVAHYLSRRKDERFYGLGEKAGDLQRNGKRYEMRNLDAMGYNAASTDPLYKHIPFTLTRRDDVSYGLFYDNLSSCWLDLGNEIDNYHTAYRRWQAEAGDIDYYIFTGKRVLDVTKAFVRLTGKTLFGPKWSLGYSGSTMHYTDAPDAQNQLMNFIRLCDEHAIPCDSFQLSSGYTSINGKRYVFNWNYDKVPQPKVMSQAFHDAGLKLAANIKPCLLQDHPRYSEVAERGLFIRDSETDAPERSSFWDDEGSHLDFTNPQTVQWWQNGVTTQLLEMGIDSTWNDNNEYEVWDGEARCFGFGQEIAIKHIRPVMPLLMMRASLEAQQRFAPEKRPYLISRSGCAGMQRYVQTWSGDNRTNWDTLRYNIRMGLGMSLSGLFNVGHDVGGFSGDKPDAELFVRWVQNGVMHPRFTIHSWNDDRTVNEPWMYPGVTPAIRSAIELRYRLLPYLYTLLWQAHADDEPMLRPTFLDHEHDAQTFEECDDFLLGRDLLVASVVEAGQRERRVWLPDNDTGWYDFYTHAWYAGGQSIVLDAPLEKLPLLVRAGAGLPLSERIRHVSADKDDTRELKLFPVKGVGTTSGLLFEDDGESWGYQNGNALWVEWEMVCDGATINLKVNARGDYRPAWKALKVSLPVGEKRTLRVNGVEGGEWVL
- a CDS encoding ABC-F family ATPase; its protein translation is MLVTSNVTMQFGSKPLFENISVKFGGGNRYGLIGANGSGKSTFMKILGGDLEPTLGNVSLDPNERIGKLRQDQFAFEEFTVLDTVIMGHAELWEVKQERDRIYGLAEMSEEDGYKVADLETQYGEMDGYSAEARAGELLLGVGIPVEQHYGPMSEVAPGWKLRVLLAQALFSNPDILLLDEPTNNLDIDTIRWLEQTLNDRDSTMIIISHDRHFLNMVCTHMADLDYGELRVYPGNYDEYMTAATQARERLLADNAKKKAQIADLQSFVSRFSANASKSRQATSRARQIDKIKLEEVKASSRQNPFIRFEQDKKLFRNALEVEALSKGFDDGPLFKNFNLLLEVGEKIAILGANGVGKSTMLKTLVGELQPDNGTVKWSENAQIGYYAQDHEYEFENDLTVFDWMSQWKQEGDDEQAVRSILGRLLFSQDDIKKPAKVLSGGEKGRMLFGKLMMEKPNILVMDEPTNHLDMESIESLNMALEMYQGTLIFVSHDREFVSSLATRVIEITPERVVDFTGNYEDYLRSKGIES